The following coding sequences lie in one Cloeon dipterum chromosome 1, ieCloDipt1.1, whole genome shotgun sequence genomic window:
- the LOC135934014 gene encoding lactosylceramide 4-alpha-galactosyltransferase-like: MISPNKMLALKAPYILLTILGIQIVYMFHSTPLQQQCICVEQAKTNTKFSKIIRFERTEPKNLTTTQQPSLENLEICQRPAEILNALEILDSRNESREAIFFIESSNKGTITARQVCAVESTARYNPEADVYVLLLDPPEDPDLAIDEQVLTLLRYHKNVRLLRVESANYYNGTPLQEWSLANRINTSYNRVEDASDMLRIVTLLKYGGKYLDLDFVIQQSLDSMPPNFLSFELGSDVCNGVLGFQKGHPMLQMMVQEQADTYDGTIWGYNGPTMISRVMGRFCGISQAEIFETGKKCVDVVVFKQDKFFPISYPGWERYFDEAAGPEVMDLAKGYLGVHMYNYLSHGSKVPLGSNQAYSLLAQKHCPRAYWSCSENF, encoded by the exons ATGATCTCACCGAACAAAATGCTTGCTTTGAAAGCTCCGTACATTTTACTTACGATTCTTGGCATTCAAATTGTGTATATGTTTCATAGCACACCACTTCAACAACAGTGCATCTGCGTAGAACAGGCAA AAACAAAtacgaaattttcaaaaatcatacGTTTTGAACGTACTGAGCCAAAGAACTTAACCACCACCCAGCAACCctctttggaaaatttagagATCTGTCAGCGTCCAGCCGAGATATTAAAtgctttggaaattttggattcTCGCAATGAGTCTCGAGAGGCGATTTTCTTCATTGAGTCCTCAAACAAGGGCACCATAACGGCCCGACAGGTGTGCGCCGTGGAGTCGACGGCCAGATACAACCCCGAGGCTGACGTTTACGTGCTTCTGCTGGACCCACCAGAGGATCCGGACCTCGCAATAGACGAGCAGGTGCTCACCCTCCTGCGGTACCACAAAAACGTGCGTCTGCTCAGGGTCGAGTCCGCCAATTACTACAATGGTACGCCGCTGCAAGAGTGGAGCTTGGCAAACCGCATCAACACGAGCTATAACCGCGTTGAGGACGCAAGTGACATGTTGAGAATAGTCACCCTGCTCAA ATatggaggaaaatatttggacCTGGACTTCGTGATCCAACAATCGCTTGATTCGATGCCtccaaattttttgtctttcgAACTTGGCAGTGACGTGTGCAACGGTGTATTAGGCTTTCAAAAGGGCCATCCAATGTTGCAAATGATGGTCCAAGAGCAAGCTGATACCTATGACGGAACTATTTGGGGATATAATGGGCCTACGATGATATCTCGGGTGATGGGACGCTTTTGCGGCATCAGTCAAGCtgagatttttgaaacagGCAAAAAATGCGTTGACGTCGTTGTATTCAAGCAAGATAAATTCTTTCCCATCTCTTACCCAGGCTGGGAAAGGTATTTCGACGAGGCCGCTGGTCCTGAGGTAATGGACTTGGCAAAAGGATATCTGGGTGTTCATATGTATAACTACTTGAGTCACGGGTCCAAAGTCCCGCTCGGCTCAAATCAAGCGTACAGCCTGCTCGCACAGAAACACTGTCCAAGAGCGTACTGGAGCTGCTCTGAAAACTTTTGA
- the LOC135934015 gene encoding lactosylceramide 4-alpha-galactosyltransferase-like isoform X2 — MHNPDADIYLLLLDPPENPDLTRDEKMLTVLRHHDNVRLLAADSATYYVGTPLQEWSVANRINTSSHPIEHASDIMRVVTLLRYGGVYLDLDFVILQSLATLPPNWLSYELNRDLCNGALGFQKGHPMAQMMAHELAETFDGSSWAHNGPSMVARVMSRMCGMPESESGNNCSDVTVLERDKLFPIGYPGWERYFDGAAGPEVVDSVKHSLGVHVFNYLSHGANVTLGSNQAYSLLAQKHCPRAYWGCFKFF; from the exons ATGCACAACCCTGACGCCGACATTTATTTGCTTCTCCTTGATCCACCAGAGAATCCAGACCTTACACGTGATGAGAAGATGCTCACCGTGCTACGACACCACGACAACGTGCGTTTGCTCGCAGCCGATTCCGCCACCTATTACGTCGGCACGCCGCTGCAAGAGTGGAGCGTCGCCAACCGCATAAATACCAGCTCTCATCCCATCGAGCACGCCAGTGACATCATGAGAGTTGTCACCCTCCTCAG GTATGGCGGAGTTTATCTGGACCTAGACTTTGTGATCCTGCAGTCACTGGCTACCTTGCCTCCAAATTGGTTGTCTTACGAACTAAACAGAGACTTGTGCAACGGAGCACTTGGCTTTCAAAAAGGCCACCCGATGGCGCAAATGATGGCCCACGAATTAGCTGAAACCTTCGATGGCTCAAGTTGGGCACACAACGGCCCTTCCATGGTAGCTCGGGTGATGAGTCGAATGTGCGGAATGCCCGAATCTGAGAGTGGCAACAATTGCTCCGATGTGACCGTGCTCGAGCgggataaattatttcccatcGGCTATCCTGGCTGGGAAAGGTACTTTGACGGGGCTGCTGGACCTGAAGTGGTGGACTCGGTGAAACACAGTCTGGGAGTGCACGTGTTCAACTACTTGAGCCACGGGGCCAACGTCACGCTTGGCTCTAATCAAGCGTACAGCCTGCTTGCGCAGAAACACTGTCCCAGGGCCTACTGGggttgctttaaatttttttag
- the LOC135934015 gene encoding lactosylceramide 4-alpha-galactosyltransferase-like isoform X1 translates to MSVPIAIFIIPAILFIQIVYIFNSSLEPQCTYLIQPEEPNTEFSSVVPEDPPTTQQRQQPHLENLSLCQSPAEIGAALEILGSRNESRRAIFFIESSNKGSITARQICALESAAMHNPDADIYLLLLDPPENPDLTRDEKMLTVLRHHDNVRLLAADSATYYVGTPLQEWSVANRINTSSHPIEHASDIMRVVTLLRYGGVYLDLDFVILQSLATLPPNWLSYELNRDLCNGALGFQKGHPMAQMMAHELAETFDGSSWAHNGPSMVARVMSRMCGMPESESGNNCSDVTVLERDKLFPIGYPGWERYFDGAAGPEVVDSVKHSLGVHVFNYLSHGANVTLGSNQAYSLLAQKHCPRAYWGCFKFF, encoded by the exons ATGTCTGTCCCGATTGCTATTTTCATTATACCAGCAAttcttttcattcaaatcgtttacatttttaactcttCTCTCGAGCCGCAGTGCACGTATCTAATACAG CCGGAAGAACCAAACACTGAATTTTCCAGTGTCGTTCCTGAAGACCCACCTACAACCCAACAACGACAACAACctcatttggaaaatttatcgctCTGCCAGAGTCCTGCCGAGATAGGCGCTGCCTTAGAAATTTTAGGCTCCCGTAATGAGTCTCGCAGGGCAATTTTCTTCATCGAGTCCTCAAACAAGGGCTCCATAACGGCCCGCCAGATTTGCGCCCTGGAGTCTGCAGCCATGCACAACCCTGACGCCGACATTTATTTGCTTCTCCTTGATCCACCAGAGAATCCAGACCTTACACGTGATGAGAAGATGCTCACCGTGCTACGACACCACGACAACGTGCGTTTGCTCGCAGCCGATTCCGCCACCTATTACGTCGGCACGCCGCTGCAAGAGTGGAGCGTCGCCAACCGCATAAATACCAGCTCTCATCCCATCGAGCACGCCAGTGACATCATGAGAGTTGTCACCCTCCTCAG GTATGGCGGAGTTTATCTGGACCTAGACTTTGTGATCCTGCAGTCACTGGCTACCTTGCCTCCAAATTGGTTGTCTTACGAACTAAACAGAGACTTGTGCAACGGAGCACTTGGCTTTCAAAAAGGCCACCCGATGGCGCAAATGATGGCCCACGAATTAGCTGAAACCTTCGATGGCTCAAGTTGGGCACACAACGGCCCTTCCATGGTAGCTCGGGTGATGAGTCGAATGTGCGGAATGCCCGAATCTGAGAGTGGCAACAATTGCTCCGATGTGACCGTGCTCGAGCgggataaattatttcccatcGGCTATCCTGGCTGGGAAAGGTACTTTGACGGGGCTGCTGGACCTGAAGTGGTGGACTCGGTGAAACACAGTCTGGGAGTGCACGTGTTCAACTACTTGAGCCACGGGGCCAACGTCACGCTTGGCTCTAATCAAGCGTACAGCCTGCTTGCGCAGAAACACTGTCCCAGGGCCTACTGGggttgctttaaatttttttag